One region of Mucilaginibacter sp. 14171R-50 genomic DNA includes:
- a CDS encoding ABC transporter ATP-binding protein codes for MIQLSNIRKTFNTGKPNQVTAIKNIDLSINTGEFVVIVGANGSGKTTLLNLLAGNILPDSGIITIDGHNVTRLPEYKRSKWIARIFQNPLTGTAADLSIIDNFRLAALRTQPKRLSIGKNEQFKNLVREKIATLGMGLENKIEQPIGTLSGGQRQALTLLMSVMDTCKILLLDEPTAALDPRSAENVLRIADDLIREYQLTAILVTHNLKDAGNYGSRIIQMGEGKILKDVAAADKKNLKQNELYDWFG; via the coding sequence ATGATACAGCTAAGCAACATCCGTAAAACATTTAATACCGGCAAACCTAACCAGGTAACGGCCATTAAAAATATAGACCTAAGTATCAATACAGGCGAATTTGTAGTGATAGTGGGCGCAAATGGTTCGGGCAAAACAACGTTGCTAAACCTTTTAGCAGGTAATATCCTGCCGGATAGCGGAATAATTACCATTGATGGCCACAATGTTACCCGCCTGCCCGAATATAAGCGCAGTAAGTGGATAGCCCGCATTTTTCAAAACCCGTTAACAGGTACTGCCGCCGATCTGAGTATAATTGATAACTTTCGCTTAGCTGCCCTGCGCACGCAGCCAAAACGTTTATCAATAGGTAAAAATGAACAGTTTAAAAACCTGGTACGCGAAAAGATTGCCACACTGGGCATGGGGCTGGAGAACAAGATAGAGCAGCCCATAGGCACCTTATCCGGCGGGCAGCGACAGGCGTTAACTTTACTGATGAGCGTAATGGACACCTGTAAGATACTGCTGCTTGACGAACCCACGGCGGCGCTTGACCCACGGTCGGCCGAAAATGTGCTGCGTATCGCCGATGACCTTATTCGCGAGTATCAGCTTACAGCTATATTGGTTACGCACAATTTAAAGGATGCCGGTAACTATGGTTCGCGCATAATTCAGATGGGCGAGGGGAAGATATTAAAGGATGTAGCGGCTGCCGATAAGAAGAATCTAAAGCAAAATGAGCTTTACGATTGGTTCGGATAA
- a CDS encoding ABC transporter permease, with protein MDFYLTALLQGMCFAGIAFGIYISMKIFNIPDITTDGSYTLGGVVTGAMLTHNQPGYIILPAVLLAGALAGAATGIIHTKLKINALLAGILVMYALYSVNLTILGRSNLPLLSLPTLFSAVKLVTDVNQNSLFILTGFVLIVTLLMGWLLKTDFGIAMRATGSSEPMIRALGVNTDRMKITGLALANALTALSGYLVVQLQGFADINMGIGIVILGLGSVIIAETVINWLQTTSVWLSLVLVMAGAVIFQFVLAFTLDIGVDANLLKLVTAVFVLLIVGLPRLTGRRV; from the coding sequence ATGGATTTTTACTTGACCGCTTTATTACAGGGGATGTGTTTCGCCGGGATCGCGTTCGGTATTTATATCTCCATGAAGATATTTAACATCCCGGATATTACCACCGATGGCAGCTATACACTTGGCGGGGTAGTAACAGGGGCTATGCTTACGCATAACCAACCGGGTTATATTATTTTGCCTGCTGTGCTTTTGGCCGGGGCATTAGCAGGTGCGGCTACAGGCATTATTCATACCAAGCTAAAAATAAACGCCCTGCTTGCCGGTATTTTGGTGATGTATGCGCTTTACTCTGTTAACCTAACCATACTTGGCCGCTCAAATTTACCTTTGCTAAGTCTGCCAACCTTATTTTCGGCGGTAAAGTTGGTTACCGATGTCAATCAAAATTCGCTATTTATTTTAACAGGGTTTGTTTTGATAGTAACCCTGCTGATGGGTTGGCTGTTAAAAACAGATTTTGGCATTGCCATGCGCGCCACAGGCAGCAGCGAACCCATGATACGCGCCCTTGGCGTTAATACCGACCGTATGAAAATTACCGGCCTGGCGCTTGCAAATGCCCTAACAGCATTAAGCGGTTACCTGGTGGTACAATTACAGGGCTTTGCTGATATCAATATGGGTATAGGCATTGTAATATTGGGTTTAGGGTCGGTTATTATTGCCGAAACTGTTATCAACTGGCTGCAAACAACCTCGGTATGGCTTAGCCTTGTATTAGTGATGGCAGGCGCGGTGATATTTCAGTTTGTGCTGGCGTTTACACTTGATATTGGGGTGGATGCCAACCTGCTTAAGTTAGTTACCGCCGTATTTGTGTTGTTGATAGTGGGCTTACCACGTTTAACGGGGAGGCGGGTATGA
- a CDS encoding ABC transporter substrate-binding protein, with protein MKFLRGLSLFVAVVVIASCSSSNKNNVPVVGFIDAFEDATISQAKNGFIDALKQNGFSEDKKNVKIEYRNAQGSIPTLTQIVNYFIAEKVDLLATSTTLSTVAAIQKTKTIPIFEMVSPTPERMKVIADGKAPANLFGTMEELNYIDTSFAIIPKLLKPKGKQLTIGMIYNQSEPQSTDALQRIQGLAAKLNVKIVALPLNSSADALLVTQSLLNKNIDAFFANPDNTVFASFETILKSCNEHNVPIFTSEAGLVQRGAVAAFGADIYQWGYQSGVQAAQYLKTHRTDGLKLEMVKIRKRVYNPAAAKKYNINIPADFEAVK; from the coding sequence ATGAAATTTCTGCGTGGCCTGTCCTTATTTGTAGCAGTTGTTGTAATAGCTTCCTGCTCGTCATCCAACAAAAACAATGTACCGGTTGTGGGTTTTATTGATGCTTTTGAGGATGCCACCATATCGCAGGCAAAAAATGGCTTTATTGATGCTTTAAAGCAAAACGGTTTCAGCGAAGACAAAAAGAACGTAAAAATTGAATACCGCAACGCGCAGGGAAGCATACCAACGCTTACCCAGATAGTAAATTATTTTATAGCCGAAAAGGTAGACCTGCTGGCAACATCAACCACGTTATCAACCGTTGCTGCCATACAAAAAACCAAAACCATACCGATCTTCGAGATGGTTTCGCCAACGCCGGAGAGGATGAAGGTGATAGCCGACGGAAAAGCGCCGGCAAACCTGTTCGGCACTATGGAAGAGCTGAATTATATTGATACTTCCTTCGCTATTATTCCAAAACTGCTAAAGCCCAAGGGCAAACAGTTAACTATAGGCATGATCTATAACCAGTCGGAACCGCAATCAACCGATGCCCTGCAACGTATACAAGGGCTTGCAGCTAAGCTTAATGTAAAGATCGTCGCCCTGCCGCTAAATTCATCTGCCGATGCGCTGCTGGTAACGCAATCACTGTTAAATAAGAATATCGACGCGTTTTTTGCTAACCCGGATAACACCGTATTCGCGTCGTTCGAAACCATCCTGAAAAGTTGTAACGAGCATAACGTACCCATATTTACCAGCGAGGCGGGCTTAGTACAGCGTGGCGCGGTAGCTGCTTTTGGCGCCGATATTTACCAATGGGGCTATCAATCGGGCGTACAGGCCGCGCAGTACTTAAAAACACATAGAACTGATGGATTGAAGTTAGAGATGGTCAAAATAAGAAAACGTGTGTATAACCCGGCTGCCGCCAAAAAATATAACATTAATATTCCCGCTGATTTTGAAGCCGTAAAATAA